Proteins encoded together in one Bacillus horti window:
- the serA gene encoding phosphoglycerate dehydrogenase — MPFKVLISDPLSDDGIQVLLQAEDVEVHRQSGLSEAELCSIIADFDALIVRSQTQVTKDLLSHATKLKVIGRAGVGVDNIALQAATELGIVVINAPDGNTISTAEHTMSMLMSLSRRIPQAYLKLKQNEWDRKSFVGVELNGKTLGIVGLGRIGAEVAKRAKGFNMQIVAFDPFLTQEKAEKLGIRYAGLETVLAEADFITVHTPLLKETKHLISHKQFELMKQGVHILNCARGGIIDEDALYHAIMNKKVAGAALDVFEIEPAVNHPLLELPEVIATPHLGASTVEAQENVAIDVSHEVLHILRDLPFKNAVNLPSVPSHIMKKVQPFFVLSENLGSFLAQLTIGAPQEIDIQYSGDLTELDVAPLTRNVIKGLLAYHLGYQVNYVNAPHLAKLRDITISEKKNTLNKGFTNLITVELKTNQETRTVSGTLLNGLGSRIVKVDEFSVDVVPKGHLIYICHQDKPGVIGRVGTLLGTHDVNIATMQVGRADVGGAAIMMLTIDKQARKEVLDHLGELEEIVNVTEIDL, encoded by the coding sequence ATGCCATTTAAAGTATTGATTAGTGATCCCCTTAGCGATGATGGGATACAGGTCTTGTTACAGGCTGAAGACGTTGAGGTGCATCGTCAGAGTGGTCTTTCGGAGGCTGAGCTGTGTAGCATCATTGCTGATTTTGACGCTCTCATAGTCAGAAGTCAAACTCAAGTAACTAAAGACCTGCTATCTCATGCTACAAAATTGAAGGTCATTGGTAGAGCAGGGGTCGGAGTAGATAATATTGCTCTTCAAGCGGCCACAGAGCTAGGAATTGTGGTGATTAACGCCCCTGACGGAAATACGATCTCAACGGCTGAGCATACGATGTCCATGCTTATGTCTTTATCAAGACGTATACCTCAAGCCTACCTCAAGCTAAAGCAAAATGAATGGGATCGGAAATCGTTTGTTGGCGTAGAGCTGAATGGAAAAACATTAGGTATTGTGGGGTTAGGACGTATTGGAGCAGAGGTAGCGAAGAGAGCAAAAGGCTTCAACATGCAAATTGTAGCCTTCGACCCATTTCTCACTCAAGAAAAAGCGGAAAAGCTTGGTATTCGCTACGCCGGGCTAGAAACTGTATTAGCTGAAGCAGATTTTATAACTGTGCATACTCCACTGCTTAAGGAAACTAAGCATTTGATTAGCCATAAGCAATTTGAGCTGATGAAGCAGGGTGTCCATATTCTTAACTGTGCCCGTGGTGGAATCATAGACGAAGATGCTTTGTATCATGCAATCATGAATAAAAAAGTGGCGGGTGCCGCATTAGACGTTTTTGAAATTGAACCTGCTGTAAATCATCCCCTTTTGGAGCTTCCAGAGGTAATTGCTACTCCACACTTGGGAGCCAGTACAGTAGAAGCTCAAGAAAATGTGGCTATTGATGTCAGCCATGAGGTCCTGCATATCCTAAGAGATCTACCCTTTAAAAATGCAGTGAACCTTCCTTCTGTTCCTAGTCACATTATGAAAAAAGTACAACCGTTCTTTGTGCTAAGTGAAAATCTGGGATCATTTTTAGCTCAGCTTACGATCGGTGCTCCGCAGGAGATTGATATTCAGTATTCAGGTGATTTAACTGAGCTGGATGTTGCTCCGCTGACCCGAAATGTAATTAAAGGCTTACTTGCTTATCATTTGGGCTATCAGGTGAATTATGTAAATGCTCCTCACCTAGCCAAGCTTAGGGATATAACAATTAGTGAAAAGAAAAATACCCTTAATAAAGGCTTTACTAATCTAATTACTGTCGAGCTAAAAACAAATCAAGAAACAAGAACCGTGTCAGGTACTCTGTTAAATGGATTAGGTTCAAGAATTGTTAAGGTTGATGAATTCTCGGTCGATGTGGTTCCAAAGGGACATTTAATTTACATTTGCCATCAGGATAAACCAGGAGTTATTGGCAGGGTAGGTACACTTCTTGGCACCCATGATGTGAATATCGCTACAATGCAGGTTGGGCGGGCAGACGTTGGGGGTGCTGCGATCATGATGCTCACCATTGATAAGCAAGCTAGAAAGGAAGTATTAGATCACCTAGGAGAGCTTGAAGAGATTGTGAATGTAACGGAAATTGATTTGTGA
- a CDS encoding pyridoxal-phosphate-dependent aminotransferase family protein, with protein sequence MLPDHQTLRIPGPTPIPPSVQKAMAQGMIGHRSSDFKQLLQEISPRLKPIFGTTHEVLLLTNSGTAGLEAAVVNSLQPHDEVLVLVTGAFGERFVKICETYQAHVHRLDVQLGRSVQPEQVSEFLKQYPKVKAVFVTYCETSTAVLNPVAEIATAIHDVSDALVIVDGVSCVGAVPMQMDEWGIDIVVTGSQKAFMLPTGLSFIAISEKAQKIIDQNKQPRFYLDLRKYRDSIKEFSTPFTPAVSLIQGLQQTLNLFEEEGLEQVFKRHVLMRDMTRAACRALNLPLLTSDEDASPTVTAIRPIDFQADELRGILKKEFGITIAGGQQQLQGKIFRLGHMGYCAPSDVLQYISAVEIALKRLKVEIELGQGLKAAQEVYYHAI encoded by the coding sequence ATGTTACCTGATCATCAAACATTACGTATTCCAGGCCCCACCCCAATCCCACCTAGTGTGCAAAAAGCTATGGCACAAGGAATGATTGGACATCGCAGCTCTGATTTTAAGCAGCTTTTACAGGAAATAAGTCCACGACTAAAGCCCATCTTTGGCACCACACATGAGGTTTTATTGCTGACCAATAGTGGCACGGCGGGTCTAGAAGCGGCTGTCGTTAATTCACTTCAACCACATGATGAAGTGCTTGTTTTGGTCACTGGAGCTTTTGGTGAGCGTTTTGTAAAAATCTGCGAGACCTATCAGGCTCATGTTCACCGTCTTGATGTACAGCTTGGTCGTTCTGTTCAGCCAGAGCAGGTAAGCGAATTTCTTAAGCAATATCCAAAGGTAAAAGCTGTATTTGTCACCTATTGTGAGACCTCTACGGCTGTGCTAAACCCAGTAGCAGAGATAGCTACAGCCATTCATGACGTATCTGACGCTCTGGTGATTGTTGATGGAGTCTCCTGTGTCGGTGCTGTACCTATGCAGATGGATGAATGGGGTATTGATATCGTCGTTACGGGTTCACAAAAGGCATTTATGCTCCCTACTGGTCTTTCCTTCATAGCCATTAGTGAGAAGGCTCAAAAAATCATAGATCAGAATAAGCAGCCTCGCTTCTATTTAGATCTACGGAAATATAGAGATAGCATAAAGGAATTCTCTACTCCTTTTACCCCTGCTGTTTCCTTAATTCAAGGCTTACAGCAGACTCTAAATTTATTTGAAGAAGAAGGATTAGAGCAGGTATTTAAACGACATGTGCTTATGAGAGATATGACAAGAGCAGCCTGTCGAGCGTTAAACCTTCCTTTGCTTACATCTGATGAAGACGCCTCTCCTACGGTTACAGCAATAAGACCAATAGATTTTCAAGCAGATGAATTGAGAGGTATCTTGAAAAAGGAGTTTGGGATCACGATTGCTGGCGGCCAGCAGCAGCTTCAAGGCAAGATTTTCCGCCTTGGGCATATGGGCTATTGTGCTCCTTCCGATGTACTTCAGTATATCAGTGCTGTTGAAATTGCTTTAAAAAGACTGAAGGTAGAGATTGAATTAGGTCAGGGTTTAAAAGCTGCACAGGAGGTTTATTATCATGCCATTTAA
- a CDS encoding DUF2905 domain-containing protein — protein MNPIAKWLIIGGIALILAGLIWQIFGRFIPFGKLPGDIVINRENVKVFFPITTMIIISIVLSLLFSLGRFFR, from the coding sequence ATGAATCCAATAGCTAAATGGTTGATCATTGGTGGTATTGCCCTTATTCTTGCAGGTTTGATCTGGCAGATATTTGGTCGATTCATCCCCTTTGGTAAGCTGCCAGGGGATATCGTGATTAACCGTGAAAATGTTAAAGTGTTTTTTCCTATAACAACGATGATCATCATTAGTATTGTCCTTTCTTTGTTATTTTCATTAGGGCGTTTTTTTCGGTAG
- a CDS encoding histidinol-phosphatase HisJ family protein, which produces MRTDYHVHMHETGDFSIDWLKKYIEKAKLEGISELGISEHAYFFNETKGILSNPWVDGRRGLPIASYLSMFEQAQKEGLQVKMGIEMDYTPEKENEMQAFIEAYPFDYVIGSIHWIGDWGIDLMEYRSEYERRNILEVYEAYFDQVVTLAESKLFDFIGHIDLVKIFNYRPTDTVFLEQQYDRAVQALAASGTSIEISTAGLRKPVGEIYPDTLLLQKCYDAGVTIVLCSDAHHPDHIGYAYDQSIQLAQSVGYTEVQTFSKRKREAFPLG; this is translated from the coding sequence ATGCGAACAGACTACCATGTACATATGCATGAAACAGGCGACTTTTCCATAGATTGGCTAAAAAAATATATAGAAAAAGCCAAGCTAGAAGGTATCTCTGAGCTTGGTATTTCTGAGCATGCTTACTTCTTTAATGAAACGAAGGGTATTCTATCCAATCCCTGGGTCGATGGAAGAAGGGGGCTACCAATTGCTTCTTACTTGAGTATGTTTGAGCAAGCCCAAAAAGAAGGCTTACAGGTCAAGATGGGCATTGAAATGGATTACACACCTGAGAAAGAAAATGAAATGCAAGCGTTTATTGAAGCGTACCCCTTTGATTATGTGATCGGTTCCATCCATTGGATTGGGGATTGGGGCATTGATCTTATGGAGTATAGAAGTGAATACGAACGCAGAAATATCCTTGAGGTGTATGAAGCATACTTTGATCAAGTCGTGACTTTAGCAGAGTCCAAGCTATTCGATTTTATAGGACATATTGATTTGGTGAAAATCTTTAATTATCGCCCTACAGATACAGTTTTTTTAGAGCAGCAGTATGATCGAGCTGTTCAGGCCCTAGCTGCTTCAGGTACAAGCATTGAAATTAGTACGGCTGGTTTACGTAAGCCTGTCGGTGAAATCTATCCAGATACCCTTTTATTACAAAAATGCTATGATGCTGGAGTGACGATTGTATTGTGTTCGGATGCTCATCACCCTGATCATATTGGTTATGCGTATGATCAATCCATACAGCTTGCTCAATCGGTAGGATATACAGAGGTACAGACATTCTCAAAAAGGAAAAGAGAAGCTTTTCCTTTGGGTTAA